TTTGGTGGAGTTGGTAATTTATGGGGAACATTAATAGCAGCATTTTCACTTGGTGAAATAAATAAATTTATGGAACCAGTTGCAGGAGCTGTTTTAGCAAAAGTAATTATTTTAGTATTTATAATCTTATTTATACAAAAAAGACCTAGAGGATTATTTCCTCAAAAAGGTCGAGATGCAGAGGATTAGAAAATGAAAAGAGAACCAATATTATTAAATATATTAAAAAATGACAAGGGTGGAAAAATAGTTTTATCTACTCTTGGAGTTGTTGTTTTTGTTGTAGCATTTTGTAATCTTTTCATGCCACATGACTCAATTTTTTATATCTCAACATTTACTGTTACTATTTTAGGTAAATATCTTGCATTTGCACTTTTAGCACTTGCTCTTGATTTAGTTTGGGGATATTTAGGAGTTTTAAGTTTAGGTCACGGTGCATTTTTTGCCCTTGGTGGATATGCATGGGCTATGTATTTGATGAGACAAATAGGTGATAGAGGAGTTTATGGAAATCCTGATTTACCAGATTTTATGGTATTTATGAATCTAAAAGAATTACCATGGTTTTGGCAAGGATTTGATAATCCTATATTCGCTTTTTTAATGGTGATGCTAGTTCCTGCAATTTTAGCTTTTGTTTTTGGTTATTTAGCTTTTAAATCAAGAGTAACAGGAGTTTATCTTTCTATCATAACTCAAGCTTTAACTTATGCTTTAATGCTTGCATTTTTTAGAAACGATATGGGATTTGGTGGAAACAATGGACTTACAGATTTTAAAGATATCTTAGGATTTGATTTATCATTGGATTCTACAAGAGTAGGGTTATTAATAATTACATTTATTGCTTTAGTTATTGGATATCTTATTTGTAGATTTATTATGAACTCAAAACTTGGAAGAGTAATTATATCTATTAGAGATGCAGAAAGTAGAGTAAGATTTATAGGGTATAAAGTAGAACAATATAAACTATTTATCTTTATTGTTTCAGCTATTTTAGCAGCAATTGCAGGAGCATTATATGTTCCACAAGTAGGAATTATCAATCCTAGTGTTTTCTCTCCATTATTTTCAATTGAGTTAGTAATTTGGGTTGCAGTTGGTGGTAGAGGAACTTTATATGGAGCAATTATTGGAGCAATTGTTGTAAGTTTTGCAAGTACATACTTTACTTCAGCACTTCCAGAAGTTTGGTTATATGCTCTTGGTGGATTATTTGTTGTTTCTACATTATATCTTCCAAAAGGAATAGTTGGAGTTTTTGAAAAACTGAAAGTTAAAAAGGAAGCTTAATATGAAACTATTAAAACATGAAATAAAACAAGACTTTGGAAATATAAAAAAAGGAGATAGAATCCTTTTAGTTGATGGTGTAAGTGTTAGTTTTGATGGTTTTAAAGCTTTGAATAATCTAAGTTTTTCTATTGATTATGGAGAACTTAGATGTATTATTGGAGCAAATGGAGCTGGAAAATCTACGATGATGGATGTTGTAACTGGAAAAACTAAACCAGATGTTGGTCAAGTTATTTTTGGAGAAGCTATTGATTTATTATCAATGGATGAGCCAACAATTGCAGATGTAGGAATAGGAAGAAAGTTTCAAAAACCAACAGTTTTTCAAAACAATACAGTATTTGAAAATTTAGAGCTTGCAATGAAAGATGATAAGAGATTTTTCAAAACTCTTTTTTCTAAATTAAATAGTGAACAAAAAGATAAAATAGAACACACAATGAATTTAATAGGTTTAAAAGAACTTTATAATAAAGAAGCTGGAATTTTATCACATGGTCAAAAGCAATGGCTAGAAATAGGAATGCTAATAA
The window above is part of the Arcobacter sp. CECT 8986 genome. Proteins encoded here:
- the urtC gene encoding urea ABC transporter permease subunit UrtC gives rise to the protein MKREPILLNILKNDKGGKIVLSTLGVVVFVVAFCNLFMPHDSIFYISTFTVTILGKYLAFALLALALDLVWGYLGVLSLGHGAFFALGGYAWAMYLMRQIGDRGVYGNPDLPDFMVFMNLKELPWFWQGFDNPIFAFLMVMLVPAILAFVFGYLAFKSRVTGVYLSIITQALTYALMLAFFRNDMGFGGNNGLTDFKDILGFDLSLDSTRVGLLIITFIALVIGYLICRFIMNSKLGRVIISIRDAESRVRFIGYKVEQYKLFIFIVSAILAAIAGALYVPQVGIINPSVFSPLFSIELVIWVAVGGRGTLYGAIIGAIVVSFASTYFTSALPEVWLYALGGLFVVSTLYLPKGIVGVFEKLKVKKEA
- the urtD gene encoding urea ABC transporter ATP-binding protein UrtD, translated to MKLLKHEIKQDFGNIKKGDRILLVDGVSVSFDGFKALNNLSFSIDYGELRCIIGANGAGKSTMMDVVTGKTKPDVGQVIFGEAIDLLSMDEPTIADVGIGRKFQKPTVFQNNTVFENLELAMKDDKRFFKTLFSKLNSEQKDKIEHTMNLIGLKELYNKEAGILSHGQKQWLEIGMLIMQEPKLLLVDEPVAGMTPQEVENTAQILTDLSKENAVVVVEHDMEFIRSIAKKVTVLHEGSVLAEGTMDAIQNNEKVRKVYLGE